The genomic window GGTAGGACAGGTTGTTCCCACCCACTAGAAACTGGGTCGCTAATAGATGACAATAACTATTATATTATTATGTAATATACtcatatatatattatataatatacaTACACAAAAGTATTTGTACTAATGATAATGTCAAAACCATTAagttaaaatccatttaatttACCTGACAACTACCTggaatattgaaaaaaaacacttattttctttttgtttgatttgaagtTTACATTTACTCACTGTGGGCATGAATGTTAAATAGATTTCAGGCTGTTAATTGATTATTTGAACCATTCTTTTTCCGCGGTGGAATGATAATCTAACACAaaacttcaatgattttttttacaagcagtAGTAGTTTCTCTTTGGCAGGATTAgaaggatttgtttgacagcactcaCTGAATTGACCAATACTCATCTGTCCCCCTCAGATGAAAGGGAACTGGttaggatgttcaggaacaactcAGGGATCCCCAAGACTTGAGCCTGCCTCAAAATGGAGACTGCTGGAGCACCAGCATCACTGTCCGCCAGTTTTACGTCTCCGTACACTGAGAGGTGGGGCAACCAAGAAAGATGACCCTGCTCCAAAACAGACACTGTCACGATCAGCCGAActttgcagctgcagtcaagAACAAGCCAAATGCCTTCTGCAGGACAGTCTTATGGCCTGACGGTACAAATAATGAATTATTTGACCACAATGACAAGAAGTATGTTTAAAGGTGGGGCTTTtaaacctaagaacactgtTCCAATTATCAAGCATAGTGGTGGTAGCGTCATGATGGGGTACTGATGCACTGTACAAAGTGGATGAAATTATGAAGAAGGAGGACTccctccaaattcttcaacttcacctcaaatcatcAGCGGTTTAAACTTGGACACAGTTACACAACATGAAACATGTTGTACAATCATTCTACCCTggaaaaaaatggttctaaTAAATTGTTCAGGGCACAAAATCTATATAAAATCAATGCCCAGAATGAGTGTTCTGACTTCAACTATATCTAAAATGTTCACTAGTTGTACTAGTTGAGATGTCTCTGGCCTTACTGGTTGATTAAAGGGatagactgtccctttaagaagGTGAAAGAGTTTACTTGTTGACTAGCTGGGCTCATTTGACCACACAAGTTGACACTACTAAGAGGTTTCTTTAAAGTAGCAAGGTCCAAAATGTCCACTGTTGGActagtaaagttttttttttccttccctagTGTACTTGGTAACTTTGACTTTCTAGTTTGGCCCAAAAAGTCTGACAGGTGAAGTAGTGACACAAACGTTTGTCTAAGTAGTTAACTACAGGAGGACTTTTTGTCTGTCTCGTTGGTCGACCGggcaaacataaacacacttACACCTCACATGTTGgcctttttctttaattgatCAACCTTTGCCCTGTACTAATGTGTGCCTGTGTATGGCTGCTTGTTTACTCTGTTTACTTGTCAACCTAGACTGGTCAAAGTGACTGAAACTACAGTGAGGATTTTAAAGACTTATAGAAGGAAACATTGTTGCTATTCTGACAGTGAGAATAAGTGTGTATTAAGCTATTTACTGTTCTTCTTTGATCCTCTCAGGGCTGTGGGTAAAACCTGTCTGCTCATCAACTACACCACTGACGCCGTCCCTGCAGAATATGTCCCCACAGTGTAagacacacacaacacacaaatCCTGTATTTAATAGGCCTACTATGTTTCACGATCAGAACCATTGTCACAGTCCCTGTTATCCCTAAAGagatgtttaggttttgttaaaCTAGGTAATTCAAAGAAAAGCCCAGCTCTGTTTAACTttaattcatccatccattttctgtactCTTTTGATCCTGTTCAGAATTGCAGGGAGCCTTTGCTTATCTCCATTAGGTGGGTAGAAgggtcacaaagacacaaacaaccacacacacacactcatacgtggaaacaatttaaaatctcCAGTAAACCTAACATGCCTGGTCTTTagactgtggaaggaaaccagagtacacaGAAAATCCAGAAAACCATGCATGCACTGGGAGAAATTCTTTGCTGGAAGGCCTcagctgggaggagaccctCTTCTTGCTATAAGATAAAAATGCTACCCAACTGGGCCACCATGCAGCCCTGTTCAACTCACTGTACTGTCTTTAGTTTTGGTCCTACTATGTAGAACTGTTGGGGAGTTTAGGTAAAGAAGGCTGTCTAAAGCTGTGATGAAACAGTAACTGCATTTGTATTTCTTCTACATTAAGCTGTTAAACAGGTCAGATTAAATGTGCTCTTAAAGCTCATTCTCACCTTCTCACTCTGCAGCTTTGAAATCTACTATGCCCACATGATGGTGGACGGGAAACCGGTGAGTCTGGGTCTGTGGGACACAGCGGGACTAGAGGACTACGACAAGCTCCGACCCCTGTCCTACCCACAGACGGTAGGTCTCTGTTCATTGTCCTGCACAGTTCAGTGTCACCAAGCAGTCTTAGCAGGAACACTGTCCTGACTTTGCACTGACCTgcagccaaaaggcaaaaggtatctaattctgtttttgcccctatttgtgtgtatgtatatgtttGTCTGTAAATTACCAAATTATCTCAAGGACCATTCGACAGAATTTACTAAAacctttcaggaagtaattattggatgtacatctacaactaattacctttttgAGTCAATTCAATTAACGATAGCTACCATGGCCAACTgatcttacaaaacacaaaaatgaatacaagtcagtcacttttacagataatgagctcaaattggatctggtagtaggtgagagtcattcccaacagaTCCTTATGTAGGctataacaatatttttaaggtttgaccaaaactctaTAACTTCAATATTTTGAAACAAGAGGATTTTAGTTGAAAACTCTGACTTGAAGAGGCCacgggtgatgtgcattccttcgaggaatgttaggcttttaattcTAGTAATAAATACTAGTCTTTGAACTGAATTATTGTcacatctttatcttttttcctctcaggaTGTGTTCCTGATCTGCTTTTCCCTAGTCATGCCGTCTTCCTTTGAAAATGTCCGTGCCAAGGTAAGAATAGCCAGTTAATATGAACAAAACTGGGAAAACAGCAAAGGCCATTCTGACTCAACTCAAGCTCCAgttcaaatataaaatgaaatgttcagaTCCAGGAATGATGTaggtttaaaatcatttataaatcTTGTTGAAATGCAAATACGAACAGATATGTGTCGTACTGTATAGAGGCTTCCATGTTCCTACTTTATGCACCACGCAGCCTCAACAAACCTCTTTAAATGCTGTTCATATACTGTCAGTACTGCAAGTCACAATCTGTACTCCTCCTGCAGTGGTTTAATGAAGTGAGACACCACTGCAAAGAGGCGCCTATAATCCTTGTGGGCACCATGTTGGACCTGAGAGACGATGAGGACACAATAGAAGAGCTAGAAGAGAAGAAACTCTCTCCAATCACCTGTGAACAAGGCCTGTTCATGGCGAAAGAAATAGGTCAGTTGTAGCTCAGCAGATGAACTAAtacaaattttttaaaactgtctttCGAAATACAATCTTCTCTTAATAAGCATAATTGTGCTCTTCTTCTGTAAGAGACATGTCTGGTGATGGGATGGTCTTATTGCTTGTGGTTACAATGATGCCCCTTTTCTTTGAGccaaaagggaaaagaaaaaagctaagTTTATGATAACTACACTGTTGAATGTTTCCCTCTTAAATGGAAGGTGTCTTCagctcttcctcttcatcaacTAGAACTAAAGTAGCCTTTTAGATCAGAGGTTAGGCATTCTTAAGAGCcactttcattttatatttctaaatgGTGATGATTTACAATTTTGCAGAACTT from Kryptolebias marmoratus isolate JLee-2015 linkage group LG17, ASM164957v2, whole genome shotgun sequence includes these protein-coding regions:
- the LOC108237168 gene encoding ras-related C3 botulinum toxin substrate 1 isoform X5 — protein: MQNIKCVVVGDKAVGKTCLLINYTTDAVPAEYVPTVFEIYYAHMMVDGKPVSLGLWDTAGLEDYDKLRPLSYPQTDVFLICFSLVMPSSFENVRAKWFNEVRHHCKEAPIILVGTMLDLRDDEDTIEELEEKKLSPITCEQGLFMAKEIGAAKYVECSALTQHGLKSVFDEAVRAAINPKPLKKKAKKCIIL